A single genomic interval of Natronincola ferrireducens harbors:
- a CDS encoding LacI family DNA-binding transcriptional regulator yields the protein MANMRDVAKKAGVGIATVSRYINNDGYVSKEVGDRIQEVIDELGYKPNTLARAIFTKKSKMIGLIIPNILNPFFPELAEGIEKRAREEGYKIVLCSTKYDEKNEKDILEMLLCNRVDGIVVIDTRCPQEYTKVNIPIVSLENQISDEILYLTSDNFKGGTLVAEFIIKQNLRRILHVKGSDSSRSAMERYRGFKSKLSEKGFEFDVVELVNCEDELAIKQDLNQYDVIFAWNDDIAIRLISECYKKKLIIPDDIQIIGFDNIYYSRKISPSLTTVNQPICKLGEAAVDLIIKQIKKKHIPEKKHILDVKLIERETTKG from the coding sequence ATGGCAAATATGAGAGATGTTGCAAAAAAAGCAGGTGTAGGTATTGCAACGGTTTCTAGATACATTAATAATGATGGTTATGTAAGCAAAGAAGTAGGAGATAGGATTCAAGAAGTTATTGATGAATTGGGTTATAAACCAAATACATTAGCTAGAGCGATTTTTACCAAAAAATCCAAAATGATTGGATTAATCATTCCTAATATTCTCAACCCCTTCTTTCCTGAACTTGCAGAAGGAATTGAAAAGCGTGCTCGGGAGGAGGGGTATAAAATTGTATTATGTAGTACTAAATATGATGAAAAAAATGAGAAGGATATTCTTGAAATGCTTCTTTGCAATAGAGTAGATGGCATTGTTGTCATAGATACTAGATGTCCTCAAGAATATACTAAAGTTAATATTCCTATTGTTTCACTGGAAAATCAAATATCTGATGAAATTCTATACCTTACATCAGATAATTTTAAAGGTGGCACCCTTGTAGCTGAATTTATAATAAAGCAAAACCTTAGAAGAATTTTGCATGTAAAAGGTTCAGATAGTTCAAGATCAGCAATGGAACGTTATAGAGGCTTTAAATCCAAATTATCTGAAAAAGGATTTGAATTTGATGTTGTTGAATTGGTGAATTGTGAAGATGAGTTGGCCATTAAACAGGATTTAAACCAATATGATGTGATTTTTGCGTGGAATGATGATATTGCTATTAGATTAATAAGTGAGTGTTATAAGAAAAAATTGATTATACCAGATGATATTCAAATTATTGGATTTGATAATATATACTATAGCAGAAAAATTAGTCCATCTTTAACAACTGTCAACCAGCCAATTTGTAAATTAGGTGAAGCTGCTGTGGATTTAATTATTAAGCAAATTAAAAAGAAACATATTCCTGAAAAAAAACATATTCTTGATGTTAAGTTAATTGAGAGAGAAACAACCAAGGGTTAA
- a CDS encoding REP-associated tyrosine transposase has translation MARRAREKSQTGIYHIMLRGIDKRNIFINDSDYEKFIEYIKKAKEKIEFTIYAYCLMTNHVHLLLKTESEEIGDVIRRITVGYAQYHNIKNGRTGHLFENRFKSEPVDTDDYFLIVLRYIHQNPIKAGMVERIEDYKWSSYNEYMKKNTLINSTFALNYFKDRQGLIEYMTEESEDKCLEFNPKKRYTDEELKETIYSLVDISILNTLDREARDNLLKSIKETTGASNRQLSRILKIGRGILDRIK, from the coding sequence ATGGCTAGAAGAGCAAGAGAAAAAAGTCAAACAGGAATATATCATATTATGTTGAGAGGGATAGATAAAAGAAATATATTTATAAATGACTCAGACTATGAAAAATTTATTGAGTATATTAAGAAAGCAAAGGAAAAGATAGAATTCACAATATATGCATATTGTTTAATGACGAATCATGTACATCTGTTGCTTAAAACAGAATCAGAGGAAATAGGAGATGTCATTAGAAGAATAACTGTAGGTTATGCACAATATCATAATATCAAAAATGGAAGAACAGGCCACCTTTTTGAAAATCGATTTAAGAGCGAACCAGTAGATACAGATGATTATTTTCTCATAGTATTACGATATATCCATCAAAACCCAATAAAAGCAGGCATGGTAGAAAGAATAGAAGACTATAAGTGGAGCAGTTATAATGAATATATGAAAAAGAACACATTAATTAATTCTACATTTGCACTAAATTACTTCAAGGATAGACAAGGGTTAATAGAGTACATGACAGAAGAAAGTGAAGACAAGTGCCTAGAATTCAATCCTAAAAAGAGGTACACTGATGAGGAATTAAAAGAAACAATATATTCATTAGTAGATATATCCATATTAAATACTTTAGATAGAGAGGCTAGAGATAACCTACTTAAAAGTATAAAAGAGACAACTGGGGCAAGCAATAGACAATTATCAAGGATACTGAAAATAGGGAGAGGAATACTAGATAGAATTAAGTAA
- a CDS encoding ribokinase → MNKVFVFGSINMDLVISASRVPNAGETLYGSQFFTNGGGKGANQAVACAKQGTKTYMIGSVGKDYYGSILKKSLKEYGVNVDHVCEIDDVNSGVAMIINVDNDNRIILNGGANLADKGEVAIKTIDEISVKGDYLICQYECDLDVVFKVLKHAKKNNMVTVVNAAPAIKYDDMIYSYIDYLIINQTESEILSKVYPQSREECLEAFRFFEEIGVGTTIITMGSKGSCSKSKNEEVVFVDAKKVEAVDTTAAGDAYIGALVSKLSAGCDLKMSMDYATKVAALTVMRKGAQSSIPTKFEL, encoded by the coding sequence ATGAACAAAGTATTTGTATTCGGAAGTATTAATATGGATTTGGTAATAAGTGCTTCACGAGTACCTAACGCAGGGGAGACCTTGTATGGAAGTCAATTTTTTACTAATGGTGGTGGCAAGGGAGCTAACCAAGCAGTAGCGTGTGCTAAGCAAGGAACTAAAACATATATGATAGGAAGTGTTGGTAAGGATTACTATGGTTCTATTCTGAAAAAGTCATTAAAGGAATATGGTGTGAATGTAGATCATGTTTGTGAGATTGATGATGTTAACAGTGGTGTAGCAATGATTATTAATGTTGATAATGATAATAGAATAATTTTGAATGGAGGTGCCAATTTAGCCGATAAAGGAGAAGTGGCCATCAAAACAATTGATGAAATATCAGTTAAAGGGGACTATTTAATTTGTCAATACGAATGTGATTTAGATGTGGTATTTAAGGTGCTAAAACATGCTAAGAAAAACAATATGGTTACTGTTGTGAATGCAGCACCTGCCATAAAATATGACGATATGATTTACTCATATATTGATTATTTAATAATAAATCAAACTGAAAGTGAAATTTTATCAAAGGTTTATCCACAAAGTCGAGAAGAATGCTTAGAAGCATTTAGATTTTTTGAAGAAATTGGAGTAGGAACTACCATTATTACTATGGGGAGCAAAGGTAGTTGTTCTAAATCAAAAAATGAAGAAGTAGTATTTGTAGATGCTAAAAAGGTAGAAGCTGTTGATACCACAGCAGCAGGAGATGCTTATATTGGGGCTTTAGTATCAAAACTAAGTGCTGGATGTGACTTGAAAATGTCAATGGATTATGCAACTAAAGTTGCAGCATTGACCGTCATGAGAAAAGGAGCACAATCCTCTATTCCTACTAAGTTTGAGTTGTAA
- a CDS encoding dihydrodipicolinate synthase family protein has protein sequence MKKLYGVITAMTTPFDKNNKVDIGGIQTQVDFLINKGVNCLYPLGTTGEMYLMSVEERKLVAETVVKKAAGRVTVYIHCGAMTTEDTIQLAKHAYEIRADGIGVVTPSFFTANDRAIIQYYVDIASSIPEDFPMYLYGIPQCSTNDIKPEVAQEIANKCKNVIGIKYSYPDVVRIAEYLRINEGRFSVLMGPDKLFYPGLCMGCDGTVSGCSGPMPEVFVDIYKAYLEGDHEKARKAQDKASACVDVLKAGADMGVFKEVLRKRGIVDSYMRKPLLNIEEKDKEALWENVSKFL, from the coding sequence ATGAAAAAATTATATGGAGTAATAACAGCAATGACAACACCTTTTGATAAAAATAATAAGGTAGATATAGGAGGAATTCAGACGCAGGTAGATTTTTTGATTAATAAGGGTGTAAATTGTCTATATCCATTAGGAACTACAGGAGAAATGTACCTTATGTCAGTAGAAGAAAGAAAGCTAGTTGCAGAGACAGTGGTAAAAAAAGCAGCTGGAAGAGTAACTGTTTATATTCATTGTGGAGCAATGACTACAGAGGACACTATTCAACTAGCAAAACATGCTTATGAAATTAGAGCAGATGGAATAGGGGTAGTCACTCCAAGCTTTTTCACTGCAAATGATAGAGCTATTATTCAATATTATGTAGATATTGCATCAAGTATTCCGGAGGATTTTCCCATGTATTTATATGGAATTCCCCAATGCTCTACTAATGATATTAAGCCTGAAGTTGCACAAGAGATAGCCAATAAGTGTAAAAACGTTATAGGAATTAAGTATAGTTATCCAGATGTTGTTAGAATAGCAGAATATCTCAGAATAAATGAAGGAAGATTTTCAGTTCTTATGGGACCAGATAAGCTATTTTATCCTGGATTATGTATGGGGTGTGATGGAACGGTGTCAGGCTGTTCAGGACCTATGCCAGAAGTGTTTGTAGATATTTATAAAGCATATTTAGAAGGTGATCATGAAAAAGCAAGAAAAGCTCAAGATAAAGCATCAGCCTGTGTAGACGTGTTAAAAGCAGGAGCAGATATGGGCGTATTTAAAGAAGTTCTTAGAAAAAGAGGTATAGTAGATAGTTATATGAGAAAACCTTTGCTTAATATAGAAGAAAAGGATAAAGAAGCACTATGGGAAAATGTGTCAAAATTTTTATAA
- a CDS encoding LacI family DNA-binding transcriptional regulator, with protein MTVRKIAERANVSPATVSLVLNNKDSVSQETKNRVMRIAQEIGYQAKNKGSKIGKKKSIRFVKYKEEGMLAERNGDFITRVIDGVENEARKRSMDLKITNITSSNIMEMISKINAENADDGIVFLGTEFQADNAETLKLFKAPLVVIDNEMKFVNIDSVVMDNSTIVYTAVKKLYDLGHRKIGHIKSLKKTESLKERHLAFKLVMNKLSLDIEEKYTYCAMPEIQYAQEPIHNQLKSPEKELPTAFFADNDTMALAAIRALKDIGVRVPDDVSIIGVDDLLISSYSEPKLTTIRIHTKTMGKKAVERLVDLINSDNTGVIKTFVGSELVERESTLEYRG; from the coding sequence ATGACTGTAAGAAAAATTGCAGAGAGAGCTAATGTGTCTCCTGCCACTGTTTCGCTAGTTTTAAACAATAAAGATAGTGTTAGCCAAGAGACAAAAAATAGAGTGATGAGGATTGCTCAGGAAATTGGGTATCAGGCTAAGAATAAAGGTAGTAAGATAGGGAAAAAAAAGAGTATTAGATTTGTAAAATATAAAGAAGAAGGAATGTTGGCAGAGAGAAATGGAGACTTCATTACAAGAGTAATAGATGGTGTAGAAAATGAAGCAAGAAAAAGAAGCATGGATTTGAAAATAACTAACATAACTTCTTCAAATATTATGGAAATGATTTCTAAAATTAATGCAGAAAATGCGGATGATGGAATTGTTTTTCTGGGGACAGAATTTCAAGCTGACAATGCAGAAACACTTAAACTTTTTAAAGCACCACTAGTGGTTATTGATAATGAAATGAAGTTTGTTAATATAGATAGTGTTGTTATGGATAATAGTACAATTGTTTATACAGCAGTGAAAAAACTGTATGATTTAGGACATAGAAAAATTGGTCATATTAAAAGCTTAAAAAAAACAGAAAGTCTTAAAGAAAGGCATCTTGCTTTTAAACTTGTAATGAATAAGTTGAGTCTTGATATTGAAGAGAAGTATACATATTGCGCTATGCCTGAAATACAATATGCACAAGAACCAATACACAATCAGCTTAAAAGCCCAGAAAAAGAATTGCCAACTGCATTCTTTGCAGATAATGATACAATGGCTTTGGCAGCTATCAGAGCATTGAAGGATATAGGTGTTAGAGTTCCTGACGATGTTTCAATTATAGGTGTGGATGATTTATTGATTAGTTCATATAGTGAACCAAAGCTCACAACAATAAGAATTCATACAAAAACTATGGGGAAAAAAGCAGTAGAACGATTAGTAGATTTAATAAATAGTGACAACACAGGAGTAATAAAAACTTTTGTAGGAAGTGAATTGGTTGAAAGAGAGTCAACGTTGGAATATAGGGGGTGA
- the rihC gene encoding ribonucleoside hydrolase RihC produces MSRPIIIDTDPGIDDAVALAIALFNKELDVRLITTIAGNVGIDSVTKNALQLLNFFGKKVPVAMGAAEPLVEKLVDASDVHGSSGLGGYEFEEPTKELLLEDGAVNAMYKEIMSSKEKITLVPIGPLTNIALLLKMYPEVKSNIQEIVLMGGSASRGNKGVMSEFNIATDPEAAFIVFNSDVDVVMVGLDVGWKTLIYPEDSKNIKNMNKIGDMIYHLFKTYRGGSFNTGLKMYDSCAIAYLLKPEMFEVVETYTQIELASGLTRGCTVVDLKGYLKRKPNSKVCLDINQDMFKEWFMNEISRF; encoded by the coding sequence ATGTCTAGACCAATAATTATCGATACTGATCCAGGCATCGATGATGCAGTTGCCTTAGCAATTGCTTTATTTAATAAGGAGTTAGATGTAAGATTAATCACAACAATTGCAGGAAATGTTGGTATTGATTCTGTTACCAAGAATGCTCTTCAATTATTGAATTTTTTTGGAAAGAAAGTACCTGTTGCAATGGGGGCAGCTGAGCCTTTGGTAGAAAAACTTGTGGATGCTTCTGACGTTCATGGATCGTCTGGATTAGGTGGTTATGAATTTGAAGAACCTACAAAGGAACTATTGCTAGAGGATGGGGCAGTTAATGCAATGTATAAAGAAATAATGTCTTCAAAAGAAAAAATAACACTGGTTCCAATTGGTCCACTAACAAATATTGCATTACTTTTAAAGATGTATCCTGAAGTAAAGTCTAACATACAGGAAATCGTTTTAATGGGAGGTTCAGCTTCAAGAGGAAATAAGGGAGTTATGAGTGAGTTTAATATAGCCACAGACCCAGAAGCTGCTTTCATTGTTTTTAATAGTGATGTAGATGTAGTTATGGTTGGATTAGATGTGGGATGGAAGACACTTATCTATCCAGAAGATTCTAAGAATATAAAGAATATGAATAAAATTGGTGATATGATTTATCATTTGTTTAAGACATATAGAGGTGGAAGTTTTAATACTGGTCTTAAAATGTATGACAGTTGTGCGATAGCATATTTATTAAAACCTGAAATGTTTGAAGTAGTAGAAACCTATACCCAAATAGAATTAGCAAGTGGTTTAACTAGAGGGTGCACAGTAGTAGATTTAAAAGGTTATTTAAAAAGAAAGCCTAATTCTAAAGTATGTTTAGATATTAATCAAGACATGTTTAAAGAATGGTTCATGAATGAAATAAGTAGATTTTAA
- a CDS encoding flavocytochrome c — translation MKKRISLFMVVMMLLTIITGCGSNQTSKTEALEFTTGTFEGVGNGLHGEIKVSVEVKDGIINGINIIEEKENEVLGKAAFEAIIKNVLGTNSTDVDVVTGSTYSSKGLLEAIDNALSEGDVKLAASKEMEVEKVETEQTYDVVVLGAGGAGMSAAIEAAKAGASVAIVEKAGVVGGNTVLSGSFNGAGTRFQKDLQIEDTPEVLFQDVMKGGDNLSNSDLAKLFADNAGKTVEWTVDELGLEIDTDFIAQFDVASYPRAHTSTLGTNVALVQALEKKCNELGVKIVFNTKATELITDENNKVIGAKGITNDNQEITFNSNKGVIIATGGFAANFDMVGEYCPEKSNYKITTNARTIQGDGINMAKSIGANLVGMEHIQTNPSGNPATGELMLFAGYGKLDGGFVVNKDGKRFVNDAARRDVQCKAFLEQEDGIIYYVWGSEVDSKRNNFEVNKDLFDYEASTGSLIKADTLKECADFFGVNYENLEATRKRYNEMVRKGVDEDFGRTSNLTVTEKGPFYMASLTPSVHHTMGGIEINTNAQVINIEGKIIEGLYAAGEVTGGIHGSNRLGGNAVTDALLFGRIAGQNIVK, via the coding sequence ATGAAAAAAAGAATTAGCTTATTTATGGTTGTTATGATGCTACTCACAATTATTACAGGATGTGGTAGTAATCAAACTTCAAAAACTGAAGCTTTAGAGTTTACCACAGGAACCTTTGAAGGTGTTGGTAATGGACTTCATGGAGAAATAAAAGTGTCCGTAGAAGTGAAGGATGGTATTATAAATGGTATAAATATTATCGAAGAAAAGGAAAATGAAGTTCTTGGTAAAGCTGCATTTGAAGCAATAATAAAAAACGTTCTTGGAACCAATAGTACAGATGTTGATGTAGTAACAGGGTCTACTTACTCCTCTAAAGGACTATTAGAAGCTATAGACAATGCATTATCAGAGGGTGATGTTAAACTAGCAGCTTCCAAAGAGATGGAAGTTGAAAAAGTTGAAACTGAGCAAACATATGATGTTGTTGTGCTTGGTGCTGGTGGAGCAGGTATGTCTGCGGCTATAGAAGCAGCTAAGGCAGGTGCATCTGTTGCTATAGTAGAAAAGGCAGGAGTAGTTGGTGGAAATACAGTACTTTCGGGGTCATTTAATGGAGCTGGAACAAGATTCCAAAAAGATCTTCAAATCGAAGATACTCCAGAAGTATTATTTCAAGATGTTATGAAGGGTGGAGACAATCTATCTAATTCTGATCTTGCAAAACTATTTGCAGATAATGCAGGAAAAACTGTTGAATGGACAGTTGATGAATTAGGGTTAGAAATTGATACTGATTTTATAGCACAATTTGATGTTGCAAGTTATCCAAGAGCGCACACATCAACTCTTGGTACAAACGTTGCGTTGGTTCAAGCGCTTGAGAAAAAATGCAATGAATTAGGTGTTAAAATTGTATTTAATACTAAAGCTACAGAACTTATAACAGATGAAAACAATAAGGTTATAGGAGCAAAGGGTATTACAAATGATAATCAAGAAATTACCTTTAATTCTAACAAAGGAGTTATAATAGCTACTGGTGGATTTGCTGCTAACTTTGATATGGTTGGTGAATATTGTCCTGAAAAATCTAATTATAAAATCACTACTAATGCTAGAACAATTCAAGGTGATGGAATAAATATGGCTAAATCAATAGGTGCTAATTTAGTGGGTATGGAACATATACAAACAAATCCATCAGGTAACCCCGCAACAGGGGAACTCATGTTATTTGCAGGATATGGCAAGTTAGATGGTGGCTTTGTTGTAAATAAAGATGGCAAAAGATTTGTAAATGATGCAGCAAGAAGGGATGTTCAATGTAAAGCTTTCCTTGAACAAGAAGATGGTATTATTTATTATGTATGGGGAAGTGAAGTAGATAGTAAACGTAATAATTTTGAAGTAAATAAAGATTTATTTGATTATGAGGCATCTACAGGATCATTAATTAAGGCCGATACATTAAAGGAATGTGCAGATTTCTTTGGTGTTAACTATGAAAATCTAGAAGCTACTCGCAAGCGCTATAATGAAATGGTTAGAAAGGGAGTAGACGAAGATTTTGGAAGAACTAGTAATTTAACTGTTACAGAAAAAGGACCTTTCTATATGGCAAGCTTAACACCATCAGTACATCATACAATGGGTGGAATTGAAATCAATACTAATGCACAAGTTATAAATATAGAAGGTAAGATAATAGAAGGATTATATGCTGCTGGCGAGGTAACAGGTGGTATTCATGGTTCAAATAGACTTGGAGGAAACGCTGTTACAGATGCACTTTTATTTGGTCGTATTGCTGGACAAAATATTGTAAAATAA
- a CDS encoding TetR/AcrR family transcriptional regulator, whose product MVNNSIAKKNNKTKEAIDNSVKYLINQHGIDNLTIKQICEHAEVSRTNFYYYYKNKDEAVLERFNYIDEYFATIVKPNLTSSNLSENLVLYANYYMKFILKFNVDYCKQIYICQIKYSNSKITSYERPVYKILIDLFDRFKSSNENLKNENSCYLADSFLTIIRGITFNWLICNGNFNLELTGEKLIKIFLNGLL is encoded by the coding sequence ATGGTAAATAATAGCATTGCTAAAAAAAATAATAAAACTAAAGAAGCTATTGATAATAGTGTTAAATATTTGATTAATCAACACGGTATAGACAACTTAACAATAAAACAAATATGTGAACATGCAGAAGTTTCAAGAACAAACTTCTACTATTATTACAAAAACAAAGATGAGGCTGTTTTAGAACGTTTTAACTATATTGATGAATACTTTGCAACTATCGTAAAACCTAACTTAACATCTTCTAACCTCTCAGAAAATCTGGTATTATATGCTAATTATTATATGAAATTTATTTTAAAATTTAATGTTGATTATTGTAAGCAAATATATATATGCCAAATTAAATATTCAAATTCTAAAATAACTTCTTATGAAAGACCAGTATATAAAATACTCATTGACTTGTTTGATCGTTTTAAATCCTCTAACGAAAATCTTAAAAATGAAAATTCTTGTTATCTAGCTGATTCATTTTTAACTATAATAAGAGGAATTACATTTAATTGGTTAATTTGTAATGGGAATTTTAATTTGGAATTGACTGGAGAAAAATTAATTAAGATATTTTTGAATGGATTGTTATAG
- the dcuC gene encoding C4-dicarboxylate transporter DcuC, whose protein sequence is MNIFAVGIITILAIGVVVYMLLKNMDIKITLLGVGLALMYVALFMGQDIAVRDFTTTGSILLDPISVIPIEFVATLSRAGLIILILGGYTAYMNKIGANDVTVNVLTKPLGKIKSPYLLVPIVFLLGNLLSIVVPSASNLAIILLATLYPVLKKAGMSTLTTAGVIATTATIVPTPLGGDNIAVVGELIKSPQFANLTVVDYVVKYHAIVSIPTLLLMAVAHYFWQKRMDKKDIAKGVNDTVIEVDEVKEVKGSVLYKTVYSILPTLPIFILLITYTLDLMDIMSISVDVGLASFLSFIIAIICELIRRKESKLVLKDTEEFFIGMGRAMTVVALLVSASIFVIGLNSIGLIAQLQSIMQSTNTVGFALPLILVLFTILIVTLSGSGTALFYAMVPLMVPLSEAAGINPIAIAIPMGLTGNLMRACSPVAAVIMIVAGTTKESPVSIVKRTIVPSVIAVIFMFILSMIIHL, encoded by the coding sequence ATGAATATTTTTGCAGTAGGTATTATTACAATATTGGCTATTGGTGTGGTGGTTTATATGTTGCTTAAAAATATGGACATAAAAATCACATTATTAGGAGTTGGGTTGGCATTAATGTATGTAGCTTTATTCATGGGACAAGACATAGCTGTTAGAGATTTTACTACTACAGGTTCAATTTTGCTAGATCCTATAAGTGTTATTCCTATAGAATTTGTAGCCACTTTATCTAGAGCAGGATTAATTATTTTAATTTTAGGTGGATACACTGCTTATATGAATAAAATTGGTGCCAATGATGTAACAGTCAACGTTTTGACTAAACCACTTGGTAAAATTAAATCACCCTATTTATTGGTACCTATCGTCTTCTTATTGGGCAACTTACTATCTATTGTTGTTCCTAGTGCATCTAATTTAGCAATTATTTTATTAGCAACATTATATCCAGTTTTGAAAAAAGCAGGTATGTCAACCCTTACTACTGCAGGAGTAATAGCAACAACGGCAACCATTGTTCCAACACCGTTAGGTGGGGATAATATAGCGGTTGTAGGAGAGTTGATCAAGTCACCTCAATTTGCTAATTTAACTGTAGTTGACTATGTGGTTAAATATCATGCCATTGTTTCTATTCCAACACTTTTATTAATGGCTGTAGCACATTATTTTTGGCAAAAAAGAATGGATAAAAAAGATATTGCTAAGGGAGTTAATGATACAGTAATAGAAGTAGATGAAGTAAAGGAAGTTAAGGGAAGTGTATTATACAAAACTGTATATTCGATATTACCAACATTACCAATATTTATACTTTTGATAACCTATACACTAGATTTAATGGATATTATGTCTATTTCTGTAGATGTAGGATTAGCATCTTTTCTAAGTTTTATTATTGCTATAATATGTGAACTTATTAGAAGAAAAGAAAGTAAGTTAGTATTAAAAGATACAGAGGAATTTTTTATTGGTATGGGACGTGCAATGACAGTAGTTGCACTTTTAGTATCAGCTTCTATCTTTGTTATAGGGTTGAATTCAATTGGGTTGATCGCACAATTACAATCAATTATGCAGTCAACTAATACAGTAGGATTTGCTTTGCCTTTAATACTAGTATTATTTACAATACTAATTGTTACGCTAAGTGGTAGTGGAACAGCATTATTCTATGCAATGGTGCCATTAATGGTACCATTATCTGAAGCTGCAGGGATTAATCCTATTGCTATAGCCATCCCTATGGGATTAACTGGTAACTTAATGAGGGCTTGTTCTCCCGTTGCTGCAGTTATAATGATAGTTGCTGGAACTACAAAGGAAAGTCCGGTTAGCATTGTTAAAAGAACTATAGTGCCTTCAGTGATTGCAGTAATCTTTATGTTCATTCTTAGTATGATTATACATTTATAA
- the zupT gene encoding zinc transporter ZupT codes for MDTSGLLFAFMITTLAGLCTGVGSLIALFTTKTNKKFLSVALGFSAGVMIYVSMIEIFFKANESLTQELGVRLGSAVNVMAFFGGMLFIGLIDKLIPSFEENVHKEKDVTDDEKTNDEKRLLRMGMFTALAVAIHNFPEGFATLISTLKDPALGISIAIAIAIHNIPEGIAVSIPIYYATGSRLKAFMYSFFSGLAEPIGALVGYLILAPFMTEVIFGIVFAAVGGIMVYISLDQLLPAARDYGDHHLSVYGTIAGMIVMAISLVLLA; via the coding sequence ATGGATACTTCAGGTTTATTATTTGCTTTTATGATCACTACACTGGCAGGTCTTTGTACTGGTGTCGGGAGCCTTATCGCACTGTTTACCACGAAAACCAACAAAAAATTTCTTTCAGTAGCATTGGGATTTTCTGCTGGCGTGATGATCTATGTATCTATGATAGAAATATTTTTTAAGGCCAATGAGTCCCTCACTCAGGAGCTAGGTGTAAGACTTGGTTCTGCAGTAAATGTTATGGCATTCTTTGGTGGTATGCTTTTTATTGGCTTGATTGATAAGCTAATACCATCCTTTGAAGAAAATGTTCATAAAGAAAAAGATGTTACTGATGATGAAAAAACCAATGATGAGAAGCGTTTGCTTAGAATGGGTATGTTTACAGCTTTAGCTGTTGCTATTCATAATTTTCCCGAGGGGTTTGCAACCCTAATATCAACTCTTAAAGACCCTGCTCTAGGAATTAGTATTGCTATTGCCATTGCTATTCATAATATTCCAGAAGGAATTGCAGTGTCTATTCCTATATATTATGCAACGGGAAGTAGATTAAAAGCCTTCATGTATTCTTTTTTCTCTGGATTAGCAGAACCAATAGGAGCATTAGTAGGTTACTTAATTTTAGCTCCTTTTATGACGGAAGTAATTTTTGGTATTGTGTTTGCCGCAGTGGGAGGAATTATGGTGTATATTTCATTGGATCAGCTATTGCCTGCTGCAAGAGACTATGGTGATCATCATCTTTCTGTATATGGTACCATCGCAGGAATGATCGTCATGGCCATTAGCCTTGTTCTTCTAGCCTAA